Proteins encoded within one genomic window of Dyadobacter chenhuakuii:
- a CDS encoding discoidin domain-containing protein, with protein MIRNILQAISCAFIVLIFQSAVAQTTYCNPMDIDYKYNFEQLNEKISYRSGADPVIINHKVSGKGSDYYMFVTIQGGYWHSKDMINWKYLTANRWPFEDMCAPAAVSVRDTLFLFQSTFESRPILYSVAPEKGIWEFYNRWTPRLPKDIGPWDPAIYHDPDTDRWFMYWGSSNVYPIFGAELDHSKKLAFKDQYKAMFWLNQYEHGWERFGPNHSDPFKPFTEGAWMTKHNGKYYLQYGAPGTEYNVYANGTYVGDDPLGPFTYAPYNPVSYKPGGFATGAGHGNTFQDNFGNYWNTGTSWIGYNWGMERRIVRYAAGFDKDGQMFANTRFGDFPHKMTTKKWEGKGDELFTGWMLLSYKKPVTASSVMDTMSAAKITDENPRTFWVAKQNKPGETLTIDLQKEQEIKAIQVNYSDYKSDIFDNKPEVVYTQFKILTSVDGKKWDVVSDLTQEPKRDRPCAYIELAKPVKARYVRYEHIYVASPSLAISEFRVFGNGFGKAPETPANFSAILQKDTRNADLKWEKVPGVIGYNVLWGIAPDKLYQTYQFWNDEPNTFELRALNVGVPYYFAIEAFNENSVSKMSEVVGVK; from the coding sequence ATGATCAGAAATATTTTACAAGCCATTTCCTGCGCATTTATTGTCCTCATTTTCCAGTCTGCCGTTGCACAAACGACCTATTGCAACCCGATGGACATTGATTACAAATACAATTTTGAGCAGTTGAATGAAAAAATAAGTTATCGTTCCGGCGCTGATCCGGTGATCATTAATCATAAAGTTTCGGGAAAAGGCAGTGATTATTACATGTTTGTGACGATTCAGGGCGGTTACTGGCATTCTAAAGACATGATCAACTGGAAATATCTGACTGCCAACCGCTGGCCTTTCGAGGATATGTGCGCACCGGCGGCTGTTTCTGTTCGTGACACGCTTTTTTTGTTCCAATCGACATTCGAATCTCGGCCTATCCTCTATTCCGTTGCACCAGAGAAGGGAATTTGGGAATTTTATAACCGCTGGACGCCGCGCCTGCCGAAGGACATTGGGCCGTGGGATCCGGCCATTTACCACGATCCAGACACCGACAGATGGTTTATGTATTGGGGCTCATCGAATGTCTATCCGATTTTTGGCGCGGAGCTTGACCACAGCAAAAAGCTGGCTTTCAAGGATCAGTATAAGGCCATGTTTTGGTTAAATCAATACGAGCACGGCTGGGAACGCTTCGGCCCGAACCATTCCGATCCATTCAAACCATTCACGGAAGGCGCCTGGATGACCAAGCATAATGGCAAATATTACCTGCAATACGGCGCGCCTGGCACGGAATATAATGTTTACGCCAATGGCACTTACGTCGGCGATGACCCGCTCGGGCCATTCACTTATGCGCCTTACAACCCGGTTTCCTACAAGCCCGGCGGCTTCGCGACCGGTGCCGGGCATGGGAATACATTTCAGGATAATTTTGGCAATTACTGGAACACCGGAACGTCATGGATCGGCTACAATTGGGGCATGGAACGAAGGATTGTAAGATATGCAGCCGGTTTCGACAAAGACGGACAAATGTTCGCCAACACCCGGTTCGGCGACTTTCCGCACAAAATGACAACCAAAAAGTGGGAAGGCAAAGGCGATGAACTTTTCACAGGCTGGATGCTGCTTTCCTACAAAAAACCTGTCACGGCATCGTCCGTTATGGACACCATGTCCGCCGCAAAAATCACCGACGAAAACCCCAGAACTTTCTGGGTCGCCAAACAAAACAAACCCGGTGAAACGCTGACCATTGATCTGCAAAAAGAACAGGAAATCAAAGCAATCCAAGTCAATTATTCAGATTACAAATCAGACATTTTCGACAACAAGCCAGAAGTCGTTTACACACAATTTAAAATTTTGACTTCGGTTGATGGCAAGAAATGGGACGTTGTAAGCGACCTCACGCAGGAGCCCAAACGTGATCGCCCGTGCGCCTACATTGAGCTGGCCAAACCGGTAAAAGCACGCTATGTTCGCTATGAGCATATATATGTTGCTTCACCCAGTCTGGCGATCAGCGAATTCCGTGTTTTTGGAAATGGATTTGGAAAAGCGCCTGAAACGCCCGCAAACTTCTCAGCCATTCTCCAAAAAGACACTAGAAATGCAGACTTAAAATGGGAAAAAGTGCCGGGAGTAATTGGCTATAATGTGCTCTGGGGAATCGCGCCGGATAAATTGTATCAGACTTACCAGTTTTGGAATGATGAGCCGAATACATTTGAGTTAAGGGCATTGAATGTGGGCGTGCCTTATTACTTTGCTATTGAGGCGTTTAATGAGAATAGCGTTTCGAAGATGAGCGAGGTTGTTGGGGTGAAGTGA
- a CDS encoding Uma2 family endonuclease has product MGHAQISEQKYTVAEYLEMEEKSEIRHEFYDGEIFAMAGTTMNHNDIVDNVRSLLKSVFVPKGCRVFSENIKVEAVPNFFYPYPDVIVTCAKEDVNGKYIVKHPSILVEVLSRTSAIYDRGFKLRMYKGIPSLQYYMLVSQNEFYVELFTRTEQKDIWTYQTFDQPSDIINFELLNFNITLSGIYENIVFIPDEEIV; this is encoded by the coding sequence ATGGGACACGCACAAATTTCAGAACAAAAATACACCGTAGCCGAATACCTGGAAATGGAGGAGAAAAGCGAAATCCGTCATGAATTTTACGATGGAGAGATTTTCGCCATGGCAGGAACGACTATGAATCATAATGATATCGTAGACAACGTTCGGTCACTGTTGAAAAGCGTTTTTGTTCCAAAGGGTTGCAGAGTTTTCTCAGAAAATATCAAGGTTGAGGCTGTCCCAAATTTTTTCTATCCTTATCCTGACGTGATCGTCACTTGTGCAAAAGAGGACGTGAACGGAAAATATATCGTCAAGCATCCGAGCATTCTGGTTGAAGTTCTTTCTAGAACTTCTGCGATCTATGACCGCGGTTTTAAGCTGAGAATGTACAAAGGAATTCCCTCACTACAATATTACATGCTAGTGTCTCAAAACGAATTTTATGTCGAGCTTTTCACTCGCACTGAGCAGAAAGATATTTGGACGTATCAAACATTTGATCAGCCAAGCGACATTATCAATTTCGAATTGCTAAATTTTAACATAACACTTTCAGGCATTTACGAAAACATCGTTTTCATTCCTGATGAAGAGATTGTTTAA